The following coding sequences lie in one Hoplias malabaricus isolate fHopMal1 chromosome 14, fHopMal1.hap1, whole genome shotgun sequence genomic window:
- the LOC136666322 gene encoding beta-1,4-galactosyltransferase galt-1-like has protein sequence MGIAIILITRLMVIPHTTLQKDANRITESRKFIIPIKHTKHLMVSAFIDHRFIETIRVISIIKRDSLQPLYCICCSDDVCHSVKAVVQIYRDHFGFAFGASDMLCQGKDIQNATHVAVSTTANISDVHNMDFLPIKNRVEHETFRFNFTVCVSSLFGAYNNVLQFAQTMEMYKLLGVQHVVIYNTSCGPDLEKLLQHYRREGILEVVPWPIDQFLTPSTGWDSKRHSGELQYYGQLVTLNECIYRNMYQSRYILLNDIDEIIMPKKHANLSLLMETLQPKHRNVGVFIIENQIFPKTVFEETGLFKRPKWKNIPGVNILEHIYKEPDTAKIFNPAKMIVDPRSVVQISVHNPVKVLKDIYRVPVNVSYVIHMRVPRQKGLTKKQLLVDIRVWDFEKQLVANVDQALESSGIQKN, from the coding sequence atgGGTATCGCCATCATCCTGATTACTCGTTTAATGGTGATACCTCATACCACTCTTCAAAAAGATGCAAACAGAATCACAGAATCCAGAAAATTCATCATTCCCATTAAGCATACAAAGCATTTAATGGTGTCTGCTTTCATCGATCATAGATTTATTGAAACCATACGAGTTATCAGCATAATTAAAAGAGACAGTCTGCAACCTCTTTATTGTATATGTTGCTCTGATGATGTCTGCCACAGTGTTAAAGCTGTAGTTCAGATTTATCGTGATCATTTTGGATTTGCTTTTGGGGCTTCAGACATGCTGTGTCAGGGAAAAGACATTCAAAATGCAACACACGTAGCTGTTTCAACAACAGCTAACATCTCAGACGTTCACAATATGGATTTCTTGCCAATAAAGAACAGAGTGGAACATGAAACATTTCGGTTCAACTTCACTGTCTGTGTCTCCAGCCTTTTTGGGGCCTACAATAATGTTCTGCAGTTTGCCCAAACCATGGAGATGTACAAGCTTCTAGGTGTGCAACATGTAGTGATCTACAACACCAGCTGTGGTCCTGACCTGGAGAAGCTTTTACAGCACTACAGGAGAGAGGGTATTCTGGAAGTTGTCCCATGGCCTATTGACCAGTTCCTTACCCCTTCAACAGGATGGGACTCAAAACGTCACTCAGGGGAGCTTCAGTACTATGGCCAACTGGTAACACTCAATGAATGCATCTATAGAAATATGTATCAGTCCAGATATATTCTCCTGAATGACATAGATGAGATCATTATGCCTAAAAAACACGCTAACCTTTCATTACTGATGGAGACTCTCCAGCCAAAGCACAGAAATGTGGGTGTGTTTATCATCGAGAATCAGATTTTCCCCAAGACAGTGTTTGAGGAAACAGGACTTTTCAAAAGGccaaaatggaaaaatattCCTGGTGTTAATATTTTAGAGCACATTTACAAAGAACCTGATACAGCTAAGATCTTTAACCCTGCAAAGATGATTGTCGACCCAAGGAGTGTGGTGCAAATATCAGTGCATAACCCAGTTAAAGTTCTGAAGGATATCTATAGGGTCCCTGTCAATGTGTCTTACGTTATTCATATGAGAGTACCTCGACAGAAGGGTCTAACAAAAAAACAGCTGCTTGTTGACATAAGGGTGTGGGACTTTGAAAAACAATTGGTAGCAAATGTTGATCAGGCACTGGAGTCTTCAGGTattcaaaaaaattaa